Proteins from a genomic interval of Microbacterium phyllosphaerae:
- a CDS encoding response regulator codes for MKLLIADDDPQMVRALRITLAAHGYEVVVAPDGAAAVAAAAQAHPDIIMLDLGMPRLDGIEVIQALRGWTNVPIIVVSGRTGSADKVEALDAGADDFVTKPFQVDELLARLRALSRRSVPAGGESTVGFGDVVVDLATKTVTRAGSRVHLTPTEWRMLEHLARHPGALVTRQDLLKEIWGSEQVSDSGYLRLYMSQLRKKLEAEPSAPVHLLTESGMGYRLVL; via the coding sequence GTGAAGCTCCTCATCGCCGACGACGACCCGCAGATGGTGCGCGCACTGCGCATCACTCTCGCCGCCCACGGGTACGAGGTGGTCGTCGCCCCCGACGGTGCCGCCGCCGTCGCCGCCGCCGCGCAGGCCCATCCCGACATCATCATGCTCGACCTCGGGATGCCGCGGCTCGACGGCATCGAGGTGATCCAGGCGCTGCGCGGCTGGACGAACGTGCCGATCATCGTGGTGTCGGGTCGCACCGGATCCGCCGACAAGGTCGAGGCGCTGGATGCCGGAGCCGACGACTTCGTCACCAAGCCGTTCCAGGTCGACGAGCTGCTCGCGCGGCTGCGTGCCCTGTCTCGTCGCTCGGTGCCGGCCGGCGGCGAATCGACCGTCGGGTTCGGCGACGTCGTGGTCGACCTCGCGACGAAGACCGTCACCCGTGCGGGATCGCGGGTGCATCTCACCCCGACGGAGTGGCGCATGCTCGAGCACCTCGCCCGGCATCCCGGAGCCCTGGTCACCCGACAGGATCTGCTGAAGGAGATCTGGGGCAGCGAACAGGTGTCGGACTCGGGCTACCTGCGCCTCTACATGTCGCAGCTGCGCAAGAAGCTCGAGGCCGAGCCCAGCGCGCCGGTGCA